A single window of Lytechinus variegatus isolate NC3 chromosome 8, Lvar_3.0, whole genome shotgun sequence DNA harbors:
- the LOC121420466 gene encoding uncharacterized protein LOC121420466 isoform X1, with protein MAIHDMPRFALWLAFLFFEHVLQSKEFAILMAVFIFLSVVIFVAFVVWTLRPKAPDSFHIPRVSSGIRKIERLQRGSSRKQQQGSNSNATRPTEGDISNYVEFDDEPPVSSRGYTTTSRLQNIPEQEPAVVCRGIDYQGSTNPNTMSPMVCETTAEIEPSGNMGDVKICLTLKSSDVKYYQTPAQPREANVNRSHSDRLPMRENEYMTPDDARSGSAGAAGDRSMQRSRTLPRLHVTSPADQSGDAQKNDKIAQKNGKKANYLDLAHEYMPMGNVPEYTYMDSVLGLNALYEN; from the exons atggcTATTCATGACATGCCAAGATTTGCGCTATGGCTGGCATTCCTGTTCTTTG AACATGTCTTGCAGTCCAAGGAATTTGCCATACTAATGGCTGTTTTTATCTTTTTGAGTGTAGTCATCTTTGTAGCCTTCGTCGTGTGGACATTAAGACCCAAAGCTCCAG attcattTCATATCCCAAGGGTATCTTCGGGCATCAGGAAGATTGAGCGCTTACAGAGAGGA TCAAGCAGAAAACAGCAGCAAGGTTCCAACAGCAACGCAACCAGACCAACAGAGGGCGACATTTCCAATTATGTAGAGTTTGATGATGAACCACCAGTGTCATCAAGGGGATACACAACTACCTCACGGCTTCAAAATATACCGGAG CAGGAGCCTGCTGTTGTATGTAGAGGTATCGACTACCAAGGATCAACGAACCCGAATACGATGTCCCCAATGGTATGTGAGACCACGGCGGAGATAGAACCTAGCGGGAATATGGGAGATGTCAAGATCTGTCTCACCCTGAAATCATCGGATGTCAAATATTACCAGACGCCGGCCCAACCAAGAGAAGCGAACGTGAACCGTTCTCACTCCGACCGCCTGCCGATGCGTGAAAATGAGTATATGACCCCGGACGATGCCCGCAGTGGCAGCGCCGGTGCGGCCGGTGACAGGTCCATGCAGCGGAGTCGCACGCTGCCAAGATTGCACGTGACATCGCCAGCGGACCAATCAGGAGACGCGCAGAAAAATGACAAGATAGCGCAGAAGAATGGCAAGAAAGCGAATTACCTCGATCTTGCACACGAGTATATGCCAATGGGGAATGTCCCCGAGTACACCTATATGGACAGTGTGTTGGGCTTGAATGCTTTATatgaaaattga
- the LOC121420466 gene encoding uncharacterized protein LOC121420466 isoform X2 has protein sequence MAIHDMPRFALWLAFLFFEHVLQSKEFAILMAVFIFLSVVIFVAFVVWTLRPKAPDSFHIPRVSSGIRKIERLQRGSSRKQQQGSNSNATRPTEGDISNYVEFDDEPPVSSRGYTTTSRLQNIPEEPAVVCRGIDYQGSTNPNTMSPMVCETTAEIEPSGNMGDVKICLTLKSSDVKYYQTPAQPREANVNRSHSDRLPMRENEYMTPDDARSGSAGAAGDRSMQRSRTLPRLHVTSPADQSGDAQKNDKIAQKNGKKANYLDLAHEYMPMGNVPEYTYMDSVLGLNALYEN, from the exons atggcTATTCATGACATGCCAAGATTTGCGCTATGGCTGGCATTCCTGTTCTTTG AACATGTCTTGCAGTCCAAGGAATTTGCCATACTAATGGCTGTTTTTATCTTTTTGAGTGTAGTCATCTTTGTAGCCTTCGTCGTGTGGACATTAAGACCCAAAGCTCCAG attcattTCATATCCCAAGGGTATCTTCGGGCATCAGGAAGATTGAGCGCTTACAGAGAGGA TCAAGCAGAAAACAGCAGCAAGGTTCCAACAGCAACGCAACCAGACCAACAGAGGGCGACATTTCCAATTATGTAGAGTTTGATGATGAACCACCAGTGTCATCAAGGGGATACACAACTACCTCACGGCTTCAAAATATACCGGAG GAGCCTGCTGTTGTATGTAGAGGTATCGACTACCAAGGATCAACGAACCCGAATACGATGTCCCCAATGGTATGTGAGACCACGGCGGAGATAGAACCTAGCGGGAATATGGGAGATGTCAAGATCTGTCTCACCCTGAAATCATCGGATGTCAAATATTACCAGACGCCGGCCCAACCAAGAGAAGCGAACGTGAACCGTTCTCACTCCGACCGCCTGCCGATGCGTGAAAATGAGTATATGACCCCGGACGATGCCCGCAGTGGCAGCGCCGGTGCGGCCGGTGACAGGTCCATGCAGCGGAGTCGCACGCTGCCAAGATTGCACGTGACATCGCCAGCGGACCAATCAGGAGACGCGCAGAAAAATGACAAGATAGCGCAGAAGAATGGCAAGAAAGCGAATTACCTCGATCTTGCACACGAGTATATGCCAATGGGGAATGTCCCCGAGTACACCTATATGGACAGTGTGTTGGGCTTGAATGCTTTATatgaaaattga